In Streptomyces sp. NBC_01717, one DNA window encodes the following:
- a CDS encoding alpha/beta hydrolase: MPDYVPPQREPVLEPAARELAEATAPPPFPFDPAPVQGRTALEKAQSAAHDKPEMDDRWVALSGGPKGSVAVRILRPKGVTGTLPATLYIHGPGWAFGNADTHGRLVRELALGARTALVFPEYTPAPVAGYPFALEECYAVARWLTSQGAEHGIDPERLAVVGDSAGGNIAAALTLLAKERGDVSFIQQVLFYPITNASFDTRSHHQSVETHPLRRDAMQRFWDQYTTDETQRAEITASPLRATEEQLSGLPPALVITAEADVLRDEGEAYAAKLRAAGVSVTATRYGGTTHDFVMLNALASAHAARAATAQVIATLRQAFGTDV, translated from the coding sequence ATGCCTGACTACGTCCCACCCCAGAGGGAACCGGTTCTGGAGCCGGCCGCTCGCGAACTCGCCGAGGCGACCGCGCCACCACCGTTCCCGTTCGATCCAGCACCCGTGCAGGGCCGCACCGCGCTGGAGAAAGCGCAGTCCGCAGCGCACGACAAGCCGGAGATGGACGACCGCTGGGTCGCGCTCTCCGGCGGACCGAAGGGCAGCGTCGCGGTGCGCATCCTGCGCCCCAAGGGAGTCACCGGCACACTGCCCGCCACCTTGTACATCCACGGCCCTGGCTGGGCCTTCGGCAATGCCGACACACACGGGCGGCTGGTGCGTGAGCTAGCACTGGGCGCGCGAACCGCACTGGTCTTCCCCGAATACACACCGGCCCCCGTAGCGGGCTACCCCTTCGCGCTGGAGGAGTGCTACGCGGTGGCCCGATGGCTGACGAGCCAGGGCGCCGAACACGGCATCGACCCCGAACGGCTGGCCGTCGTCGGCGACTCAGCAGGCGGCAACATAGCCGCGGCCCTGACACTGCTGGCCAAGGAACGCGGGGACGTCTCATTCATCCAGCAGGTGCTGTTCTACCCCATCACCAACGCGAGCTTCGATACCCGCTCCCATCACCAGTCCGTCGAGACCCACCCCCTGCGCCGCGACGCCATGCAACGGTTCTGGGACCAGTACACGACCGACGAGACGCAACGCGCCGAGATCACCGCCAGTCCGCTGCGGGCAACCGAGGAGCAGCTCTCCGGCCTGCCCCCGGCGCTCGTCATCACCGCGGAGGCCGACGTCCTGCGGGACGAAGGTGAGGCGTACGCGGCGAAGCTCCGCGCTGCGGGAGTGTCGGTCACCGCGACCCGGTACGGCGGGACCACACACGACTTCGTCATGCTCAACGCACTGGCGTCCGCGCACGCAGCCCGCGCAGCAACTGCCCAGGTCATCGCCACGCTCAGGCAAGCTTTTGGCACGGACGTCTGA
- the msrB gene encoding peptide-methionine (R)-S-oxide reductase MsrB, translating to MSYEIEKPDERWRAELLPAEYQVLRRAATEMPFTGEYTDIKTRGVYSCRACGAELFTSEAKFDSGCGWPSFFDPKDAAAVELAEDRSYGEVQTEVRCARCGSHLGHVFEGEGFPTPTDQRYCINSISLRLRPDEG from the coding sequence ATGTCGTACGAAATTGAAAAGCCGGACGAGCGGTGGCGCGCCGAGCTGCTCCCTGCCGAATACCAGGTCCTGCGCCGCGCTGCCACGGAGATGCCATTCACAGGCGAGTACACCGACATCAAGACGAGAGGCGTCTACTCCTGCCGTGCCTGTGGTGCCGAACTCTTCACCTCAGAAGCAAAGTTCGACTCCGGCTGTGGCTGGCCCTCCTTCTTCGACCCGAAGGACGCAGCCGCAGTCGAACTGGCCGAAGACCGGTCGTACGGCGAGGTACAAACCGAGGTCCGCTGCGCCCGCTGCGGATCGCATCTCGGGCACGTATTCGAGGGTGAGGGCTTTCCCACCCCGACCGATCAGCGCTACTGCATCAACAGCATCTCACTGCGTCTGAGGCCCGACGAGGGCTGA
- the msrA gene encoding peptide-methionine (S)-S-oxide reductase MsrA: MSELERAWLAGGCFWGMQDLLRTLPGVVDTRVGYSGGDMPRPTYGNHGNHAESIEITFDPAVTDYRTILEYFFQIHDPTTKNRQGNDFGASYRSVIFYLDGEQRRVAQDTIADVEASGLWPGSVVTEVVPADAFWEAEPEHQDYLTRYPAGYTCHFPRPNWQLPKRADA, translated from the coding sequence ATGAGCGAACTTGAGAGAGCATGGCTCGCGGGCGGCTGCTTCTGGGGCATGCAGGATCTGCTCCGGACGCTCCCCGGTGTCGTGGATACCCGGGTGGGATACAGCGGCGGCGACATGCCCCGTCCGACCTATGGCAACCACGGAAACCACGCAGAGTCGATCGAGATCACCTTCGACCCTGCCGTCACCGACTACCGCACCATCCTGGAGTACTTCTTCCAGATCCACGACCCAACGACGAAGAACCGGCAGGGGAACGACTTCGGCGCCAGCTATCGCTCCGTCATCTTCTACCTCGACGGCGAGCAGCGGCGCGTCGCGCAGGACACCATCGCCGATGTCGAGGCGTCTGGCCTGTGGCCGGGAAGTGTCGTGACTGAAGTTGTGCCGGCCGACGCATTCTGGGAAGCCGAGCCGGAGCATCAGGACTATCTGACGCGCTATCCGGCCGGGTACACCTGCCACTTTCCGCGACCGAACTGGCAGCTGCCGAAACGGGCCGACGCCTGA
- a CDS encoding winged helix-turn-helix domain-containing protein, whose protein sequence is MVYRIHFTVQDLARTRVAEAPMPLHELELAARALQSRGQPARLDVWRHRARAQLSAQARVALALMPAVGYSPGFLSPAKVGAIEDLLEQVRSTPRERVRTSLLETADRHPSLPGWARRLADDASLLAELCTGLSDLHTCLLAPYWAQITELLAVDRTLRVQQWLTGGVEQLLTQANPQWMQWNSPVLEVRMVGGADRDLYLDGEGFLLIPSMFCTRAIVTDGRPVSVSYPACPDQRPRELTALASASGQVGSSGTSMLLGRTRTVVLATIAEYQGCSTKELAARAGIAPASASEHATVLREAGLIRSLRHRNSMLHSLTPLGLVLLNASEGG, encoded by the coding sequence ATGGTCTACCGCATACATTTCACGGTTCAGGATCTGGCCCGGACACGTGTGGCCGAGGCGCCGATGCCACTGCACGAGCTGGAACTTGCCGCGCGAGCCCTGCAGAGCCGCGGCCAGCCGGCTCGTCTCGATGTCTGGCGGCACCGTGCTCGCGCACAGCTGTCTGCCCAGGCTCGTGTGGCCCTGGCTCTCATGCCTGCTGTGGGATATTCGCCTGGCTTCCTCAGCCCTGCCAAAGTGGGCGCTATTGAAGATCTTTTGGAGCAGGTACGCAGCACACCTCGCGAACGTGTAAGGACGAGTCTGCTGGAGACAGCAGATCGTCATCCCTCGCTGCCCGGGTGGGCTCGCCGTCTTGCGGATGATGCATCTTTGCTTGCCGAGCTCTGCACGGGGCTCAGCGATCTCCACACATGTCTGCTTGCTCCGTACTGGGCCCAGATCACCGAACTCCTGGCGGTCGACCGGACTCTGCGCGTGCAGCAATGGCTCACCGGCGGTGTCGAGCAGCTGCTGACCCAGGCCAACCCGCAATGGATGCAGTGGAACTCGCCGGTTCTGGAAGTGCGCATGGTTGGCGGAGCCGACCGGGACCTTTACCTGGACGGGGAAGGCTTCCTGCTCATCCCGTCGATGTTCTGCACGCGTGCCATCGTCACCGACGGCCGGCCCGTCTCCGTGAGCTACCCCGCCTGTCCGGACCAGCGCCCCCGTGAGCTCACCGCCCTTGCTTCCGCGTCTGGCCAAGTGGGCTCCTCCGGTACGTCGATGCTTCTGGGCCGCACGCGCACTGTGGTGCTCGCCACCATCGCGGAATACCAGGGCTGTTCCACCAAGGAACTGGCCGCTCGCGCAGGTATCGCACCGGCGAGCGCAAGCGAACACGCAACCGTTCTTCGCGAAGCCGGGCTGATCCGCTCCCTCCGCCACCGAAACTCCATGCTTCACAGCCTCACCCCGCTCGGCCTGGTACTCCTCAACGCCTCGGAGGGAGGCTGA
- a CDS encoding type 1 glutamine amidotransferase: MPARTVLVLQHIEVEKPGLILDALDGSGLDIDIRNLVDRRDVSASDLPRVSDLAGLVVMGGPMNADDLAGHPALKLERGLLADALRSGTPTLGVCLGAQLLARAQGLAVRTGAELGHPREIGWSPLYGVDRDDPVVGPLADAPAVLHWHGDRIVPAPGTRVLARTDTTRCQAFRAGPAAWGLQFHLEVTPSLLDDWLTETSFATEARDTLGPDAVARLSADARAAAPALRPLAERSLTHLRNLFVERANL; encoded by the coding sequence ATGCCCGCGCGCACTGTCCTCGTCCTGCAGCACATCGAGGTCGAAAAGCCCGGACTGATCCTGGACGCATTGGACGGCAGCGGTCTCGACATCGACATCCGGAACCTGGTCGACAGGCGGGACGTCTCAGCGAGCGATCTGCCGCGTGTATCCGACCTGGCGGGCCTGGTCGTGATGGGTGGTCCCATGAACGCTGATGACCTGGCAGGTCATCCGGCCCTGAAGTTGGAGCGGGGGCTCCTGGCCGACGCGCTGCGGTCCGGGACCCCGACACTGGGCGTGTGCCTGGGAGCCCAGCTCCTCGCCCGTGCCCAGGGCCTGGCTGTGCGGACAGGTGCCGAGCTCGGCCACCCGCGTGAGATCGGCTGGTCCCCGCTGTACGGGGTGGACCGTGACGATCCGGTCGTTGGCCCGCTGGCCGATGCCCCCGCTGTGCTCCACTGGCACGGCGACCGCATCGTGCCCGCTCCCGGCACTCGCGTCCTGGCCCGCACCGACACCACCCGGTGCCAGGCATTCCGGGCCGGGCCGGCTGCCTGGGGCCTCCAGTTCCACCTGGAGGTCACTCCCAGCCTTCTGGACGACTGGCTCACCGAAACGTCCTTCGCCACCGAGGCCAGGGACACCCTCGGCCCCGACGCCGTGGCCCGGCTGTCAGCTGACGCCCGTGCTGCCGCCCCGGCCCTACGCCCGCTGGCCGAGCGGAGCCTGACCCACCTGCGGAACCTCTTCGTGGAACGCGCCAACCTCTAG
- a CDS encoding helix-turn-helix transcriptional regulator, with translation MTTPATAPVCRRPRFVGRDAELRRVTDALRRLPALVLVEGEAGIGKSRLVQEALAAVVTGGPRTLVAVCPPFREALTLGPIVDAARQAAPSGADVADLGLSALAGTLRPLFPEWADGLPSAPEPLADAGAARHRLIRAFTELLDRLGIDVLVVEDVHWADEATLEFLLFLASRQPFPLTLVMTCRPEEVAADSLLLRLSSRVPTGAGISHARVGLTGLAVSDTAELVSSMLDDEHVSTEFATFLHDRTEGVPLALEECVRLLRDRADLVRRDGEWMRRTLDEIAVPPTIRDAVTERVARLGADARRVLLAAAVLSDPADETTLGTVSGLTGVGSGQDADLEGRTGRPADSAIAPAGGSAATVVESAVSAAVRSGLLVEDGSGSGRIAFRHTLAARTVYDRAAASERRAAHSRAAALLETARPRPVGRLAHHFRQAGEIARWCEYAEQAADIALASGDHVTALAFLHELIDEPGLPAEAVAPLVRKMPFQAFTGYTRRADVLATLRAVLETDRLSARDRAEVRGQLAQILIQLGEYAAAAAELEPAIPDLVDGTYAGAWAMTALGYPVLSGTWPVKTHLGWLERARQFTAGAALSPHERLSLLVNRTTALLELGEESGWVLADELGDDESTPQLALQRGRAELNIGDAAIRWGRYSEARRRLTSAVDVAGRHAYQLLADLAGVTLLHLDYLTGTWQGLAERAGQWSDVAEEPLCRLQALLVVAQVKLATAGADEEVEGLLRTVREEGQRRGAIGLWLEPAAAQARLRLAAGDTEEALALTEDPIRLVMRKSIWFWATDVAPVRVAALTAAGRHAEAERLVIAFDDGLSGRCTPAAHAGLQECRAALAEGRGEFDAAARAWGNAAQAWSQLPRPYAAARAQEGVERCTLAARGGRRGGRRGYGNQLSPRELEVVRLMLQGLTNRQIAAELSRSPSTVTAQLKSAMRKYGVTSRTALAVHVTQAGSV, from the coding sequence GTGACCACACCGGCGACAGCCCCCGTATGCCGCCGCCCCCGTTTTGTCGGGCGCGACGCGGAACTGAGGCGTGTGACGGACGCGTTGCGGCGACTGCCCGCACTTGTGCTGGTGGAGGGCGAGGCGGGCATCGGTAAGAGCCGCTTGGTGCAGGAGGCCTTGGCAGCGGTCGTCACCGGAGGTCCGCGCACGCTGGTGGCGGTGTGCCCGCCGTTCCGCGAGGCACTGACCCTCGGCCCGATCGTTGACGCCGCCCGGCAGGCCGCACCGAGTGGCGCCGATGTGGCGGACCTCGGACTGTCGGCGCTGGCCGGTACGCTGCGGCCGCTGTTCCCGGAATGGGCGGACGGCCTGCCCTCCGCGCCAGAGCCACTGGCCGATGCCGGCGCCGCCCGGCACCGGCTGATCCGGGCCTTCACCGAACTCCTGGACCGTCTCGGAATCGACGTCCTGGTCGTCGAGGACGTGCACTGGGCGGACGAGGCGACGCTGGAGTTCCTGCTGTTCCTGGCCTCCCGGCAGCCGTTCCCGCTCACTTTGGTGATGACTTGCCGTCCCGAGGAGGTGGCCGCCGACTCCCTGCTGCTGCGGCTGTCCTCCCGGGTACCGACGGGTGCGGGGATCAGTCACGCACGTGTCGGCCTGACCGGACTCGCGGTGTCGGACACCGCGGAGCTCGTGTCGTCGATGCTGGACGACGAACACGTCTCCACCGAGTTCGCCACATTCCTGCACGACCGTACCGAGGGCGTGCCGCTCGCGCTGGAGGAGTGCGTCCGGCTGCTGCGGGACCGGGCCGACCTGGTCCGGCGGGACGGCGAATGGATGCGGCGCACCCTCGACGAGATCGCCGTGCCGCCGACGATCCGGGACGCGGTCACCGAGCGGGTGGCCCGGCTCGGGGCCGACGCCCGGCGGGTGCTGCTGGCGGCTGCGGTCCTGAGCGACCCGGCGGACGAGACAACGCTGGGGACGGTCAGTGGGCTGACCGGGGTGGGGAGCGGCCAGGATGCGGACCTCGAGGGCAGGACGGGCCGTCCGGCAGATTCCGCCATCGCGCCGGCCGGGGGGTCCGCCGCCACCGTGGTCGAATCAGCTGTCTCCGCGGCGGTACGCAGTGGCCTGCTGGTCGAGGACGGATCCGGTTCGGGCCGTATCGCTTTCCGGCATACGCTCGCCGCCCGGACGGTGTACGACCGGGCTGCGGCGTCCGAACGGCGCGCCGCCCACAGCCGCGCCGCCGCGCTGCTGGAGACCGCCAGGCCCCGGCCCGTCGGCCGGCTCGCCCATCACTTCCGGCAGGCCGGCGAGATCGCGCGGTGGTGCGAGTATGCCGAGCAGGCAGCGGACATCGCCCTCGCGTCCGGTGACCACGTCACCGCCCTCGCTTTTCTGCACGAATTGATCGACGAACCGGGGCTGCCCGCGGAAGCGGTCGCCCCATTGGTGCGGAAGATGCCGTTCCAGGCGTTCACCGGCTACACCCGGCGTGCGGACGTCCTGGCCACGTTGCGCGCCGTCCTCGAAACGGACCGGCTCAGCGCGCGCGACCGCGCCGAAGTGCGCGGTCAGCTCGCTCAGATCCTCATCCAACTCGGTGAGTACGCGGCTGCGGCAGCCGAGTTGGAGCCGGCGATACCCGACCTCGTCGACGGGACGTACGCCGGCGCCTGGGCGATGACCGCGCTCGGATATCCGGTGCTGAGCGGAACATGGCCGGTCAAGACCCATCTGGGCTGGTTGGAGCGGGCTCGGCAGTTCACTGCCGGTGCGGCGCTCTCCCCGCATGAGCGGCTGTCCTTGCTGGTCAACCGGACGACCGCACTGCTCGAACTCGGTGAGGAGTCGGGCTGGGTGCTCGCCGACGAACTGGGCGACGACGAGTCGACACCGCAGCTGGCGCTTCAGCGCGGCCGCGCCGAACTGAACATCGGCGATGCGGCGATCCGGTGGGGACGGTACTCGGAGGCCCGGCGGCGGCTGACGAGCGCCGTCGACGTCGCGGGGCGGCACGCGTACCAGTTGCTCGCGGACCTGGCAGGGGTGACGCTCCTCCACCTCGACTACCTGACCGGCACGTGGCAGGGACTTGCCGAGCGGGCCGGACAGTGGTCGGACGTGGCCGAAGAGCCTTTGTGCCGGCTGCAGGCCCTGCTGGTGGTGGCTCAGGTGAAACTGGCGACGGCGGGCGCGGATGAGGAGGTCGAAGGTCTTCTGCGGACGGTGCGGGAGGAGGGCCAACGTCGCGGTGCCATCGGCCTGTGGCTGGAGCCCGCCGCGGCGCAGGCACGGCTCAGGCTTGCCGCGGGTGACACCGAGGAGGCACTCGCCCTGACCGAGGACCCCATCCGTCTGGTCATGCGCAAGAGCATCTGGTTCTGGGCGACAGACGTCGCACCCGTGCGAGTGGCTGCGCTGACGGCGGCCGGGCGGCATGCGGAGGCCGAGCGCCTCGTGATCGCGTTCGACGACGGGCTGAGTGGGCGGTGCACACCCGCTGCACATGCGGGACTCCAGGAGTGCCGGGCGGCGCTCGCCGAGGGCCGGGGAGAGTTCGACGCAGCAGCGCGGGCCTGGGGCAACGCGGCCCAGGCGTGGTCGCAGCTGCCGAGGCCGTACGCAGCGGCACGGGCGCAGGAGGGCGTCGAGCGCTGCACGCTTGCCGCGCGGGGCGGCAGACGCGGCGGACGGCGCGGATACGGGAACCAGCTGTCGCCACGGGAGCTGGAAGTGGTACGGCTCATGCTGCAGGGCCTGACGAACCGACAGATAGCCGCCGAGCTGTCGAGGTCACCCAGCACCGTCACGGCGCAGTTGAAGTCGGCCATGCGCAAATACGGGGTGACGTCCAGAACAGCGCTGGCCGTGCACGTGACGCAGGCGGGGAGCGTCTGA
- a CDS encoding carboxypeptidase regulatory-like domain-containing protein — protein MRAPVSFLIAACLSLFAAAQAPAIAADPAAGAKKPTAAVPAQVARQAEKDAAAARQDNKPSPAKIAGLVHHYAPADCNTPTPKKHTASCQALVRTTSDQRVVVRAAGPPSTALTPTDIQSAYHLPATGQGQTVAIVDAYGYADAEADLSKYREQFGLPACTTENGCFRKADQRGGVNYPPDNIGWSLETALDVDAVSSACPACHILLVQADSASVADLGAAVKTAVKLGAKFVSNSYGLADAKASDLSGADYDHPGVVVTASSGDTGNEVIWPSSNPNVVATGGTLLTRAPGTTRGWTESAWSGAGSGCSTFEPQPDYQSGSATNCPRRATADISAVADPQSGLAVYNSLNDGWLQVGGTSLSSPLIAAMYALAGTPAADTYPVTYPYAHQSKGLFDITEGVNGACGDVLCEAGPGWDGPTGLGAPDGVSALVPAPSGVVHGRVTDRTTGTPLAGATVTLTDKADQFLSHAKTDSTGAYRVTVPAGTYDVSASLFGYGTGTRSGIAVTADHTATADMALTKTPNHKVTGKVTDGSGHGWPLYAKITIDGYPHGAVYTDPKTGAYSVDLPEQADYTMHLTPVYPGYRSSDSTIKIGTGEVQHNISVAADLEQCTAPGFAYPAQADFEGWTTEPKYGWTVTNKDPSALGWQFDGSWNLIGDAGFAVANPYGTGGKAQDTALISPPFDLTGQKNADLRFNALSLLPAGSEADVSVTTDGGATWMRVYQGEDNFFGHVEVPLTKALGHRNVQVRFHFSGDGQSMFEMSGVSVGQCRTLGGGLIQGSISDANTHQPFNGATVKDTSARAVDMYATAVSTATPNDPTLPDGFYWLYSSKAGQNTLTTTAPRYVTAKATVTASDTVHTYHPALQAGRLKVAPGKMSLNTALGGKVSQDITLTNTGNAPLKLTVAEQNATTSEAATKPAAADGSWQTLPDHPEPVRGSIVGTYQGRTYSVGGMDKMLGGHALGHGYAYDPAAQSWSRIADLPQPRNSATGAFVNGTLYVAGGFGYDASGTIGWTSTTYAYHPNSDSWSRVADLPQVLAGAAVAVLDGKLYVIGGVAADGSSSSTVYRYDPARNAWSRIADYPVAVNAGGCGGIDGGIVCAGGLNESNGLATPMANTYIYRPKSDTWARTTDMPHTQLYGTYSSANGQLQVVGGVDYPPFGVAATTHRAMQYDPVANVWTDLPSAPEAVADAGRGTGCGLSQIGGTADAFGISTTTGAAMLTGFDQCGGDDVSWLSQNKTTVTLKPGHSTRVRVFADAKALTAPGDYAATLSMITDTPYVYQPVPVTLKATAPASWGEISGKVTDAATGKILPGATVALSHAGKHLITVTADSRGVYDVWLKLTSRKITVTVTDDGYGKRSKKVSVKRGSLTKADFALPRS, from the coding sequence TTGCGCGCTCCTGTTTCATTCCTCATAGCCGCCTGCCTAAGCCTGTTCGCCGCGGCGCAGGCTCCCGCCATCGCAGCCGATCCGGCAGCTGGGGCCAAGAAACCCACCGCCGCCGTCCCGGCACAGGTGGCACGGCAGGCAGAAAAGGACGCTGCTGCGGCGCGGCAGGACAATAAGCCCTCGCCGGCGAAAATCGCCGGCCTGGTTCACCACTACGCGCCCGCAGACTGCAACACCCCGACGCCGAAGAAGCACACCGCGAGCTGCCAGGCGCTGGTGCGCACGACATCCGACCAGCGCGTCGTGGTCAGAGCGGCCGGGCCGCCGTCCACCGCCCTGACTCCCACGGACATCCAGTCCGCCTACCACCTGCCGGCCACCGGCCAGGGCCAGACCGTCGCGATCGTGGACGCCTATGGCTACGCCGACGCGGAGGCCGATCTCAGCAAGTACCGCGAACAGTTCGGACTGCCCGCCTGCACCACGGAGAACGGGTGTTTCCGCAAGGCCGACCAGCGAGGCGGCGTCAACTACCCGCCGGACAACATTGGTTGGTCGCTGGAGACCGCTCTCGACGTCGACGCGGTCTCATCGGCCTGCCCCGCCTGCCACATCCTGCTGGTCCAGGCGGACAGCGCGAGCGTGGCCGACCTGGGTGCCGCTGTCAAAACCGCGGTGAAGCTCGGCGCCAAGTTCGTGTCCAACTCCTACGGTCTGGCGGACGCCAAGGCGTCCGACCTGAGCGGGGCCGACTACGACCATCCCGGTGTGGTGGTCACCGCATCTTCCGGCGACACCGGCAACGAGGTCATCTGGCCGTCCTCCAACCCGAACGTCGTCGCCACCGGCGGTACGCTGCTGACCCGTGCCCCCGGCACCACGCGCGGCTGGACGGAAAGCGCCTGGTCCGGCGCCGGCAGTGGCTGCTCCACGTTCGAGCCGCAGCCGGACTACCAGAGCGGATCTGCGACGAACTGTCCGCGCAGAGCCACCGCAGACATCTCTGCGGTCGCCGACCCGCAAAGCGGTCTGGCGGTGTACAACTCGCTCAACGACGGCTGGCTCCAGGTGGGCGGTACGAGCCTGTCCTCGCCGCTGATCGCCGCGATGTACGCACTGGCGGGAACCCCGGCCGCGGACACGTACCCGGTGACCTACCCCTACGCTCACCAGAGCAAGGGTCTCTTCGACATCACCGAGGGCGTCAACGGCGCCTGCGGCGACGTGCTGTGCGAGGCCGGTCCCGGCTGGGACGGGCCCACCGGACTCGGCGCACCGGACGGCGTCTCCGCCCTCGTCCCGGCTCCGTCCGGGGTCGTACACGGCCGGGTGACGGACCGGACGACCGGTACGCCGCTCGCAGGGGCGACCGTCACGCTGACGGACAAGGCCGACCAGTTCCTGTCTCACGCCAAGACGGACAGCACAGGCGCCTACCGTGTCACCGTCCCAGCCGGCACCTACGACGTGTCGGCGTCGCTCTTCGGTTACGGGACCGGCACCCGTAGCGGCATCGCCGTGACCGCCGACCACACCGCCACCGCGGACATGGCGCTGACGAAGACACCGAACCACAAGGTGACAGGCAAGGTGACCGACGGGTCCGGGCACGGCTGGCCGCTCTACGCCAAGATCACCATTGACGGCTACCCGCACGGGGCGGTGTACACCGACCCGAAGACGGGCGCCTACTCGGTGGACCTGCCCGAACAGGCCGACTACACGATGCACCTCACGCCGGTCTATCCCGGATACAGGTCGTCCGACTCCACGATCAAGATCGGTACGGGCGAAGTACAGCACAACATCTCCGTAGCCGCGGACCTCGAGCAGTGCACCGCGCCCGGATTCGCGTACCCCGCACAAGCCGACTTCGAGGGCTGGACCACGGAGCCGAAGTACGGTTGGACCGTCACCAACAAGGACCCCTCCGCACTCGGCTGGCAGTTCGACGGGTCGTGGAACCTCATCGGCGACGCGGGCTTCGCCGTCGCCAACCCCTACGGCACCGGCGGCAAGGCGCAGGACACGGCTCTGATCTCGCCGCCGTTCGACCTGACCGGGCAGAAGAATGCCGACCTGCGGTTCAATGCACTGTCCTTGCTGCCGGCGGGGTCCGAGGCGGACGTGTCCGTCACCACCGACGGCGGCGCAACCTGGATGCGGGTATACCAGGGCGAGGACAATTTCTTCGGACACGTCGAGGTCCCGCTCACCAAGGCCCTGGGCCACCGCAATGTCCAGGTCCGCTTCCACTTCAGCGGCGACGGCCAGTCGATGTTCGAGATGTCCGGTGTGTCGGTCGGCCAGTGCCGGACACTCGGCGGCGGGCTGATCCAGGGCAGCATCAGCGACGCCAACACCCATCAGCCGTTCAACGGCGCCACCGTCAAGGACACTTCCGCCCGCGCCGTGGACATGTATGCCACCGCGGTCAGCACCGCCACCCCGAACGACCCCACCCTGCCTGACGGCTTCTACTGGCTGTACAGCTCGAAGGCTGGGCAGAACACGCTCACCACGACCGCTCCGCGGTACGTGACGGCCAAGGCGACCGTCACCGCCTCCGACACGGTGCACACCTACCACCCCGCGCTGCAGGCCGGACGGTTGAAGGTCGCGCCCGGAAAGATGTCGCTGAACACCGCGCTGGGCGGCAAGGTGAGCCAGGACATCACGCTCACCAACACCGGCAACGCGCCGCTCAAGCTCACGGTGGCCGAGCAGAACGCCACCACGTCTGAAGCCGCCACGAAGCCGGCCGCGGCAGACGGGTCGTGGCAAACGCTGCCCGACCACCCCGAGCCGGTCAGGGGCAGCATCGTCGGTACGTACCAGGGCAGGACGTACTCAGTCGGCGGAATGGACAAGATGTTGGGAGGACACGCACTCGGGCACGGTTACGCATACGATCCGGCTGCCCAGTCCTGGTCGCGGATCGCTGACTTGCCGCAGCCGCGGAACTCCGCCACCGGCGCGTTCGTGAACGGCACACTGTACGTGGCCGGCGGTTTCGGCTACGACGCGAGCGGGACCATCGGGTGGACCTCCACCACCTACGCGTACCACCCGAACAGCGACAGCTGGTCACGGGTGGCGGATCTCCCGCAGGTACTGGCTGGTGCCGCCGTCGCGGTACTTGACGGCAAGCTGTACGTGATAGGAGGAGTCGCGGCCGACGGGTCCTCGAGTTCGACCGTTTACCGCTACGACCCGGCTCGTAACGCCTGGAGCCGGATCGCCGACTATCCGGTCGCCGTGAACGCCGGCGGATGCGGCGGGATCGACGGCGGCATCGTGTGCGCGGGCGGCCTGAACGAGTCCAACGGGCTCGCCACTCCCATGGCGAACACGTACATCTACCGCCCGAAGAGCGACACCTGGGCGCGAACCACCGACATGCCGCACACCCAGCTCTACGGGACGTACAGCTCCGCCAACGGTCAGCTCCAGGTCGTCGGGGGCGTGGACTACCCTCCGTTCGGCGTGGCGGCGACGACCCACCGCGCCATGCAGTACGACCCGGTGGCCAATGTCTGGACCGACCTGCCCAGCGCGCCCGAAGCGGTCGCCGATGCCGGGCGTGGTACCGGCTGCGGGCTTTCCCAGATCGGCGGGACGGCTGATGCGTTCGGGATATCCACCACCACCGGCGCAGCGATGCTGACCGGGTTCGACCAGTGCGGCGGCGACGACGTCAGCTGGCTGTCGCAGAACAAGACGACCGTGACACTGAAGCCCGGTCACTCCACTCGGGTCCGGGTCTTTGCTGACGCCAAGGCCCTCACGGCACCGGGCGACTACGCGGCCACCCTGTCCATGATCACCGACACGCCGTACGTGTACCAACCCGTCCCGGTCACTCTGAAGGCGACCGCCCCTGCCTCCTGGGGGGAGATCTCCGGCAAGGTCACCGACGCGGCAACCGGCAAGATCCTCCCAGGAGCGACGGTTGCCCTGTCACATGCGGGCAAGCATCTCATCACGGTCACGGCCGACAGCCGTGGCGTGTACGACGTGTGGCTGAAGCTCACCTCGCGCAAGATCACCGTCACCGTCACTGATGACGGTTACGGCAAGCGCAGTAAGAAGGTGAGTGTGAAGCGCGGCAGCCTGACGAAGGCAGACTTCGCCCTGCCGAGGAGCTGA